Proteins co-encoded in one Callospermophilus lateralis isolate mCalLat2 chromosome 2, mCalLat2.hap1, whole genome shotgun sequence genomic window:
- the Tspan18 gene encoding tetraspanin-18, which yields MEGDCLSCMKYLMFVFNFFIFLGGTCLLGVGIWVMVDPTGFREVVAANPLLFTGAYILLAMGGLLFLLGFLGCCGAVRENKCLLLFFFLFILIIFLAELSAAVLAFIFRENLTREFFTKELTKHYQGNNDTDVFSATWNSVMVTFGCCGVNGPEDFKFASIYQMLAQDSEEVPEACCRREPQGRKGVLLNREECVSGRSLFINTQGCYAVILNTFETYVYLAGALAIGVLAIELSVMIFAMCLFRGIQ from the exons ATGGAAGGCGACTGTCTGAGCTGCATGAAGTACTTAATGTTTGTTTTCAACTTCTTCATATTC CTGGGAGGCACCTGCCTGCTGGGCGTGGGCATCTGGGTCATGGTGGACCCCACCGGCTTCCGGGAGGTGGTGGCGGCCAACCCCTTGCTCTTCACCGGGGCCTACATCCTGCTGGCCATGGGCGGCCTGCTCTTCCTCCTCGGCTTCCTGGGCTGCTGCGGGGCCGTCCGCGAGAACAAGTGTCTGCTGCTGTTT TTCTTCCTGTTCATCCTGATCATCTTCCTGGCGGAGCTCTCGGCGGCGGTCCTGGCCTTCATCTTCAGGGAAAAC ctcacgcGGGAGTTCTTCACCAAGGAGCTCACCAAGCACTACCAGGGCAACAACGACACGGACGTCTTCTCCGCCACCTGGAACTCGGTCATGGTCACC TTCGGCTGCTGTGGAGTCAACGGGCCTGAAGACTTCAAATTCGCATCGATTTACCAAATGCTGGCCCAAGACAGCGAGGAGGTGCCCGAGGCCTGCTGCCGGCGGGAGCCCCAGGGGCGGAAAGGGGTCCTGCTGAACCGGGAGGAGTGCGTCTCGGGGAGGAGCCTGTTCATCAACACGCAG GGCTGCTACGCGGTGATCCTCAACACCTTCGAGACCTACGTCTACCTGGCTGGGGCCCTCGCCATCGGGGTCCTGGCCATCGAG CTTTCGGTCATGATCTTCGCCATGTGCCTCTTCCGGGGCATTCAGTAG
- the Tp53i11 gene encoding tumor protein p53-inducible protein 11 yields the protein MAAKQPPPLMKKHSQTDLVSRLKTRKILGVGGEDDDGEVHRSKISQVLGNEIKFAVREPLGLRVWQFVSAVLFSGIAIMALAFPDQLYDAVFDGAQVTSKTPIRLYGGALLSISLIMWNALYTAEKVIIRWTLLTEACYFGVQFLVVTATLAETGLMSLGILLLLASRLLFVVISIYYYYQVGRKPKKV from the exons ATGGCGGCCAAGCAGCCCCCACCCCTCATGAAGAAGCACAGCCAGACGGACCTCGTGAGCCGCCTGAAGACCCGCAAGATCCTGGGCGTGGGCGGGGAGGACGACGACGGCGAGGTGCACCGCTCCAAG ATCAGCCAGGTCTTGGGCAATGAGATCAAGTTTGCTGTCCGTGAGCCTTTGGGGCTCAG GGTTTGGCAGTTTGTCTCTGCTGTGCTCTTCTCCGGCATTGCCATCATG GccctggccttccctgaccagctCTATGATGCGGTCTTCGATGGAGCCCAGGTCACGAGCAAGACCCCCATCCGCCTCTACGGTGGCGCCCTCCTCA GCATCTCCCTGATCATGTGGAATGCCCTCTACACGGCGGAGAAGGTCATCATTCGGTGGACCCTGCTCACCGAGGCCTGCTACTTCGGGGTGCAGTTCTTGG TGGTCACTGCCACGCTGGCCGAGACGGGCCTCATGTCCCTGGGGATCCTGCTGCTCCTGGCCAGCCGCCTGCTCTTCGTGGTCATCAGCATCTACTACTACTACCAAGTTGGCCGGAAACCCAAGAAAGTCTAG